From Actinopolymorpha cephalotaxi, one genomic window encodes:
- a CDS encoding response regulator yields the protein MNAEPESGPVQVLIVEDHQVVAEGLSALLDEHPDLHVQGWAPTVADAARSAEQERIDVAVLDFWLPDGSGVDAAAGIRQHRPEAAVVFVSADDSDQAMIAAIEAGASGYLIKTASGEEIVDAVLRASAGEMLIPASKLHELLSRSREATRERSDRAQALASLTTREREILAMMSKGLDNREISARLNIAYPTVRSHVRKVLEKLGARSKLEAVVKAAAAEEPEGAHVEDESPTD from the coding sequence GTGAACGCCGAGCCGGAGTCCGGGCCCGTTCAGGTCCTCATCGTCGAAGACCACCAGGTCGTCGCGGAGGGCCTGTCCGCGTTGCTCGACGAGCACCCCGACCTGCACGTGCAGGGCTGGGCCCCGACGGTCGCCGACGCCGCCCGCTCGGCCGAGCAGGAACGCATCGACGTCGCCGTCCTCGACTTCTGGCTGCCCGACGGCAGCGGCGTGGACGCCGCCGCGGGTATCCGTCAGCACCGCCCCGAGGCCGCGGTGGTCTTCGTCAGCGCCGACGACAGCGACCAGGCGATGATCGCCGCGATCGAGGCCGGGGCGTCCGGCTACCTCATCAAGACCGCGAGCGGTGAGGAGATCGTGGACGCGGTGCTGCGGGCGTCGGCCGGGGAGATGCTCATCCCCGCGTCGAAGCTGCACGAGCTCCTCAGCCGCAGCCGCGAGGCGACCCGCGAACGCAGCGACCGGGCGCAGGCGCTGGCCAGCCTCACCACCCGCGAACGCGAGATCCTCGCGATGATGTCCAAGGGCCTGGACAACCGGGAGATCTCCGCCCGGCTCAACATCGCCTACCCCACGGTGCGCAGCCACGTGCGGAAGGTGCTGGAGAAGCTCGGCGCCCGGTCGAAGCTGGAGGCGGTGGTCAAGGCGGCCGCGGCCGAGGAGCCCGAGGGCGCGCACGTCGAGGACGAGTCCCCCACGGACTGA
- a CDS encoding DUF6912 family protein, which translates to MRVYLGVTLTELAGAVAQGGFGPPPLAAAAVTPELREWYAEGDLEELEYAATMAAARESLRRLSLDPDTPRRRVVVAADAADGLVLPDRSGDRAAVVVQAPIPMDKVAAVHVDDVAAAEVVATAAEAVAAADAGDEDAGFAVDEAEGRELLWYARQEIAGLLRE; encoded by the coding sequence ATGCGGGTGTACCTCGGAGTGACCCTCACCGAGTTGGCGGGCGCCGTCGCACAGGGCGGTTTCGGCCCGCCGCCGCTGGCCGCCGCCGCGGTCACCCCGGAGCTTCGGGAGTGGTACGCCGAAGGCGACCTGGAGGAGCTCGAGTACGCCGCGACGATGGCGGCCGCCCGGGAGTCGCTGCGCCGGCTGAGCCTCGACCCGGACACGCCGCGCCGCCGGGTGGTGGTGGCCGCCGACGCCGCGGACGGGCTGGTGCTTCCGGACCGGTCCGGTGACCGCGCGGCGGTCGTGGTGCAGGCGCCGATCCCGATGGACAAGGTGGCCGCCGTGCACGTCGACGACGTGGCGGCCGCGGAGGTCGTGGCCACGGCGGCCGAGGCGGTCGCCGCGGCCGACGCCGGGGACGAGGACGCCGGGTTCGCGGTGGACGAGGCCGAGGGCCGGGAGCTGTTGTGGTACGCCCGGCAGGAGATCGCCGGCCTGTTGCGGGAGTGA
- a CDS encoding patatin-like phospholipase family protein, with protein MSGPRRGLVLGAGGVLGAAWTIGALCALEEETGIRATKVDLLLGTSAGSVVAALLAAGVTPEEQRAHQRGEVLDGSLLNDVNFDYAFGGRPPTPWPGVGSARLLASVVRDRRLLSAPVVLAGLVPRGRGSVEELLRLVGGIVPEWPRKPDLKVVAMDYHAGARVALGVDAEHPTTPSEAVAASCAIPGWFAPVEIGGRVYVDGGTSSIASVDLAVGHRLDEVFVLAPLAWMASPESMGPSMWMLQHWRRSLTRQLNREVEALRADGAKVTVIAPSAEDLTKLGTNPMDEHRRLDVLETSMRTSRLAMQGMRRRRTTRSNGRPVRKHRDLQRRADASEAKRRDRS; from the coding sequence ATGAGTGGCCCACGACGCGGCTTGGTTCTCGGTGCCGGCGGCGTCCTCGGCGCGGCCTGGACGATCGGCGCACTCTGTGCGCTGGAGGAGGAAACCGGGATCAGGGCGACGAAGGTCGACCTCCTGCTCGGCACCTCCGCCGGTTCCGTGGTCGCGGCCCTGCTCGCCGCCGGAGTGACCCCTGAGGAGCAGCGAGCCCACCAGCGCGGTGAGGTGCTCGACGGGAGCCTGCTGAACGACGTCAACTTCGACTACGCGTTCGGCGGCCGCCCGCCCACGCCCTGGCCCGGGGTCGGCTCGGCTCGGCTGCTCGCCTCGGTGGTCCGTGACCGCCGGCTGCTCAGCGCGCCGGTCGTGCTGGCCGGCCTGGTGCCGCGCGGCCGCGGCTCGGTGGAGGAACTCCTCCGGCTGGTCGGGGGCATCGTCCCCGAATGGCCTCGCAAGCCGGACCTGAAGGTGGTCGCCATGGACTACCACGCCGGCGCCCGGGTCGCCCTGGGCGTCGACGCGGAGCACCCGACCACCCCGTCGGAGGCGGTGGCCGCCTCCTGCGCGATCCCCGGCTGGTTCGCACCGGTGGAGATCGGCGGCCGGGTGTACGTCGACGGCGGTACGTCCTCCATCGCCTCGGTCGACCTCGCGGTCGGGCACCGGCTCGACGAGGTGTTCGTCCTCGCGCCGCTGGCCTGGATGGCGTCCCCGGAGTCGATGGGACCGTCGATGTGGATGCTGCAGCACTGGCGGCGTTCGCTCACCCGCCAGCTCAACCGCGAGGTCGAGGCGCTGCGCGCCGACGGCGCCAAGGTCACCGTGATCGCCCCGTCCGCTGAGGACCTCACCAAGCTCGGCACCAACCCGATGGACGAGCACCGCCGGCTGGACGTGCTGGAGACCTCGATGCGCACCAGCCGGCTCGCGATGCAGGGCATGCGCCGCCGGCGGACCACCCGGTCCAACGGCCGCCCCGTCCGCAAGCACCGCGACCTGCAACGCCGCGCCGACGCGTCGGAGGCCAAGCGCCGCGACCGGTCCTGA
- a CDS encoding WS/DGAT/MGAT family O-acyltransferase: protein MPDRLSALDLSFLYLEEPTTPMHVGSVSVFDTPEDGFGYDTLLSLVRERLAYVPRYRQRIRRVPGNLANPVWVDDEDFDLTYHVRRSAVPRPGTLDRLHELVARLMSRPLDRERPLWEMYLVEGLEHGRFALVSKTHQAVIDGVSAVDIGQVVLDPQPQAPEAPADNWVPSPEPTSLELLAGAVASAVSRPTDLLETARHTVAELPLTGGRLVRGVGSAAGSLVTALSTAAWPAPGSPLNVPISSQRRFTTVDTSLDDYRAVRARLGGDVNDVVLATIAGALRSWLFTRGVRVAPTTSVRALVPMSVLTGEGQSRVAEYIVDLPVGEGSPAMRLHQVSYAMKAHQETGRAVRARALAGMAGFAPPTLHAMGARVASSLSRRIFNLVVTNVPGPQSPLYVAGTQMTGTYPVVPLAKGQALAIGLTSYNGVVCFGLNADRDAMSDLDVLAQCIPDALAELIDLVDTDGLVEPPPSQPDRRRGKAH, encoded by the coding sequence ATGCCGGACCGGCTGAGCGCGCTCGACCTGTCGTTCCTCTACCTCGAGGAACCGACCACGCCGATGCACGTGGGCAGTGTCAGCGTGTTCGACACACCCGAGGACGGGTTCGGGTACGACACCCTGCTCTCGCTCGTCCGCGAACGCCTGGCCTACGTGCCGCGTTACCGGCAGCGGATCCGCCGCGTCCCCGGCAACCTCGCCAATCCGGTGTGGGTGGACGACGAGGACTTCGACCTCACCTACCACGTACGCCGGTCCGCGGTGCCCCGTCCGGGCACGCTCGACCGGCTGCACGAGCTGGTCGCCCGGCTGATGAGCCGGCCGCTGGACCGCGAGCGCCCGCTGTGGGAGATGTATCTCGTGGAGGGCCTGGAACACGGCAGGTTCGCGCTGGTGTCCAAGACCCACCAGGCCGTCATCGACGGGGTAAGCGCCGTCGACATCGGCCAGGTGGTGCTGGACCCGCAGCCGCAGGCGCCGGAGGCCCCGGCCGACAACTGGGTGCCGAGCCCGGAGCCGACGTCCCTGGAACTCCTCGCCGGGGCGGTGGCTTCCGCGGTGTCCCGGCCGACCGACCTGCTGGAGACCGCCCGGCACACCGTCGCCGAGTTGCCCCTGACCGGCGGGCGGCTGGTGCGCGGGGTGGGCAGCGCCGCCGGCAGCCTGGTCACCGCCCTCAGCACCGCCGCGTGGCCGGCGCCGGGCAGCCCGCTCAACGTGCCGATCAGCTCCCAGCGGCGGTTCACCACCGTGGACACCTCGCTGGACGACTACCGCGCGGTCCGCGCCCGGCTGGGCGGTGACGTCAACGACGTGGTCCTCGCCACCATCGCCGGTGCGCTGCGGTCGTGGCTGTTCACCAGGGGCGTGCGGGTGGCGCCGACCACGTCGGTGCGGGCCCTGGTGCCGATGAGCGTGCTCACCGGTGAGGGACAAAGCCGGGTGGCGGAGTACATCGTGGACCTTCCGGTCGGCGAGGGCAGTCCGGCCATGCGGTTGCACCAGGTGTCGTACGCCATGAAGGCCCACCAGGAGACGGGCCGGGCGGTGCGGGCGCGGGCGCTGGCGGGCATGGCGGGCTTCGCCCCGCCGACGCTGCACGCCATGGGTGCCCGGGTGGCGAGTTCGCTGTCCCGGCGTATTTTCAACCTGGTGGTCACGAACGTCCCGGGTCCGCAGAGCCCGCTGTACGTCGCGGGGACCCAGATGACCGGTACCTACCCTGTCGTCCCGCTGGCCAAGGGGCAGGCGCTGGCCATCGGCCTGACGTCGTACAACGGGGTCGTGTGCTTCGGCCTGAACGCCGACCGCGACGCGATGTCCGACCTGGACGTGCTCGCGCAGTGCATCCCCGATGCCCTGGCCGAGTTGATTGACCTGGTCGACACCGATGGCCTGGTTGAGCCCCCGCCAAGTCAGCCCGATCGTCGGCGGGGAAAGGCACACTGA
- a CDS encoding AAA family ATPase has translation MSLPVLTAVTGAQWESDLVSALERSSLGLDVVRRCVDLPDVLATAQSGQARAVLLSADLRRLDRDAVARLMAGGVAVVGVVTPGDLAGEDRLRRLGISRVVPADAPADVLAGAVAEAVEVTQTAGPVPVAEFAMSDPHRSMPTLPPAEEVPAYETGTGTGQMLAVWGPTGAPGRTSVAVTLATELSLFGVPTVLADADVYGGVVAQTLGLLDEAPGLAAACRSANNGTLDLPALARHAREVLPRLRVLTGIQRADRWPELRASALEQVWDLSRQLAAAIVVDCGFSLEQDEEISFDTAAPRRNGATLTTLELCDTVVAVGAADPIGLQRLIRGIEELREAVPGAVIRVVVNGVRKGPVGGDAESQIREALRRYVGIDSVVCVPYDRVSFDTALAQGRTLSEVAAKSPARVPLRVLAADLMGITMPKQRRRARRR, from the coding sequence GTGAGCCTTCCCGTTCTCACCGCCGTCACCGGCGCACAGTGGGAGTCCGACCTCGTTTCGGCGCTGGAGCGCAGCTCGCTCGGGCTGGACGTCGTCCGGCGCTGCGTCGACCTGCCCGACGTGCTCGCCACCGCCCAGTCCGGGCAGGCCCGCGCCGTGCTGTTGTCGGCCGACCTGCGCCGGCTCGACCGTGACGCCGTGGCCCGGCTGATGGCCGGGGGCGTCGCGGTGGTCGGCGTGGTGACGCCGGGCGACCTGGCGGGAGAGGACCGGCTGCGCCGGCTCGGCATCAGCCGGGTCGTCCCGGCCGACGCCCCCGCCGACGTACTCGCCGGAGCGGTGGCCGAGGCGGTCGAGGTCACCCAGACCGCCGGGCCGGTGCCGGTCGCGGAGTTCGCGATGTCCGACCCGCACCGGTCGATGCCGACCCTGCCCCCGGCGGAGGAGGTGCCGGCGTACGAAACCGGTACGGGCACCGGACAGATGCTGGCGGTCTGGGGACCCACCGGTGCGCCGGGCCGGACCTCCGTGGCGGTCACGCTGGCCACCGAGCTCTCACTGTTCGGCGTACCCACCGTGCTGGCCGACGCCGACGTCTACGGCGGCGTGGTGGCCCAGACCCTCGGCCTGCTCGACGAGGCCCCCGGCCTCGCCGCCGCCTGCCGGTCCGCCAACAACGGCACCCTCGACCTGCCCGCGCTCGCCCGGCACGCCCGGGAGGTGCTGCCCAGGCTGCGGGTGCTCACCGGCATCCAGCGTGCCGACCGCTGGCCGGAGCTGCGGGCCAGCGCACTGGAGCAGGTCTGGGACCTGTCCCGCCAGCTCGCCGCGGCCATCGTGGTCGACTGCGGGTTCAGCCTCGAACAGGACGAGGAGATCTCCTTCGACACCGCGGCGCCCCGCCGCAACGGCGCGACCCTCACCACCCTGGAGCTCTGCGACACCGTTGTCGCCGTCGGCGCCGCCGATCCGATCGGCCTGCAGCGGCTGATCCGGGGGATCGAGGAGCTGCGGGAGGCGGTGCCGGGCGCGGTGATCCGGGTGGTCGTCAACGGCGTACGCAAGGGGCCGGTCGGCGGTGACGCGGAGAGCCAGATCCGGGAGGCGCTGCGGCGCTACGTCGGCATCGACTCGGTGGTGTGCGTTCCCTACGACCGGGTTTCCTTCGACACCGCGCTCGCCCAGGGCCGCACCCTGTCGGAGGTGGCGGCCAAGTCGCCCGCCCGCGTCCCGCTGCGGGTGCTGGCCGCGGACCTGATGGGCATCACCATGCCCAAGCAGCGCCGGCGGGCGCGCAGGCGTTAG
- a CDS encoding helix-turn-helix domain-containing protein has translation MPGTTRFLQLADVAEVLNISSAQAYALVRSGELPAIKIGGRGQWRVESTALETYIERMYSETRDFITTHPYGKAEEV, from the coding sequence TTGCCTGGCACGACAAGGTTCCTGCAGCTGGCCGATGTTGCCGAAGTGCTCAACATCTCGTCCGCGCAGGCCTACGCGTTGGTGCGCAGCGGCGAGCTTCCGGCGATCAAGATCGGCGGCCGGGGCCAGTGGCGGGTCGAGTCGACCGCCCTGGAGACCTACATCGAGCGGATGTACTCCGAGACCCGCGACTTCATCACCACTCATCCCTACGGCAAGGCCGAAGAGGTGTAG
- a CDS encoding LysM peptidoglycan-binding domain-containing protein, producing MRIVRRVVSPIGVLLAFLAGAWALHWLTAGSLTAVRDGALTFDALLVFVVAVLAWACFAWLALGTVLMALSALPGAIGAACGSLAERVTPAFYRRAARVALGLSVAAGPVLGSLPANAATVDQPTQAAAAAQMLPGLDRPGTIDSQLPGGIQLPDLDRPGGTNIRDAQLPMPDRPSSVSSGRIGFDRAGLPNPDRPATADPVTRAPVRGADSQQQVVVKRGDNLWNIAKQHLPENAGNAEINREWHRWYDANRQVIGDNPDLIQPGQILTPPQS from the coding sequence ATGCGGATCGTCCGCCGGGTCGTCTCGCCGATCGGCGTGCTGCTCGCCTTCCTCGCCGGCGCCTGGGCCCTTCACTGGCTCACCGCCGGCAGCCTGACGGCCGTGCGAGACGGCGCCCTGACGTTCGACGCGCTTCTGGTCTTCGTCGTCGCGGTGCTCGCCTGGGCCTGTTTCGCCTGGCTGGCGCTCGGCACCGTGCTGATGGCGCTGTCGGCGCTGCCCGGCGCGATCGGCGCCGCCTGCGGCTCACTGGCCGAACGCGTCACCCCGGCCTTCTACCGGCGGGCGGCTCGCGTCGCCCTCGGCCTGTCCGTGGCCGCCGGGCCGGTGCTCGGATCGCTGCCCGCCAACGCCGCCACGGTCGACCAGCCCACCCAGGCCGCCGCGGCCGCGCAGATGCTGCCCGGGCTCGACCGGCCCGGCACCATCGACAGCCAGCTTCCCGGCGGAATCCAGCTTCCCGACCTCGACCGCCCCGGCGGCACGAACATCCGCGACGCCCAGCTCCCCATGCCCGACCGCCCGAGCTCGGTGAGCTCCGGCCGGATCGGGTTCGACCGGGCCGGGCTGCCCAACCCCGACCGGCCCGCGACCGCCGACCCGGTCACCCGGGCACCGGTGCGCGGCGCCGACTCCCAGCAGCAGGTCGTCGTCAAGCGCGGGGACAACCTCTGGAACATCGCCAAGCAGCATCTGCCCGAGAACGCCGGCAACGCAGAGATCAACCGCGAGTGGCACCGGTGGTACGACGCCAACCGGCAGGTCATCGGGGACAACCCCGACCTGATCCAGCCAGGTCAGATTCTCACTCCGCCCCAGTCCTGA
- a CDS encoding Rv3235 family protein, with product MIATQQHLPAARETVRPLPRRIPTPSTEPAYDDEHAADRAGGPLTHGSLALDLAVADRTATATRHLSVVGGQNALRERDDPFFAPQQTPRVALPDPRSWSGRFVQALVEVLAGDRPASQLLRWTNHRVYNDVLDRVRALCPPGTAPRCDRGRAMVRSVHVCEPRDGVAEVAVHVNHGGRSRAVAVRLEGLDGRWRCTALQLG from the coding sequence ATGATCGCAACCCAGCAGCACCTGCCGGCCGCGAGGGAGACCGTCCGGCCGTTGCCCCGCCGGATTCCCACCCCGTCCACCGAGCCCGCCTACGACGACGAGCACGCGGCCGACCGGGCAGGCGGCCCACTGACCCACGGGTCGCTCGCGCTCGATCTGGCCGTCGCCGACCGGACGGCCACGGCGACCCGCCACCTCAGTGTCGTCGGCGGCCAGAACGCCCTCCGCGAGCGCGACGACCCGTTCTTCGCCCCGCAGCAGACCCCGCGGGTGGCGCTGCCCGACCCTCGGTCGTGGTCGGGACGGTTCGTCCAGGCACTGGTGGAGGTGCTGGCCGGTGACCGGCCGGCCAGCCAGCTGCTGCGGTGGACCAACCACCGGGTCTACAACGACGTCCTGGACCGGGTGCGGGCGCTCTGCCCGCCCGGCACGGCCCCGCGTTGCGACCGCGGCCGGGCGATGGTCCGTTCGGTGCACGTCTGCGAACCCCGCGACGGGGTCGCCGAGGTGGCCGTACACGTCAACCACGGTGGACGGTCGCGCGCGGTCGCCGTCCGGCTGGAAGGACTGGACGGCCGCTGGCGGTGCACCGCGCTCCAGCTCGGCTGA
- the secA gene encoding preprotein translocase subunit SecA has translation MPALLDKILRAGEGKTLRKLQSIAKQVNSIEADFHSMTDAELRGMTDEFRSRLADGETLDDILPEAFAAVREAAQRTIKQRHFDVQIMGGAALHLGNIAEMKTGEGKTLVSTLAAYLNALPREGVHIITVNDYLAQYQGEMMGRIHHFLGLSVGVILAHMTPAERREAYACDITYGTNNEFGFDYLRDNMAWSLDECVQRGHHFAIVDEVDSILIDEARTPLIISGPAEQSSKWYEEFARLVNRMRVDVDYEVDIKKRTVGVLEPGIDKVEDNLGIDNLYEAANTPLVQFLNNAIRAKELFTRDKDYVVVDGEVLIVDEHTGRMLHGRRYNEGLHQAIEAKEGAPIKDENQTLATITLQNFFRLYDKLSGMTGTAMTEASEFNKIYGLGVVPIPTNKPMVRADQGDLVYRTKDAKFGAVVDDIAERHSEGQPVLVGTTSVEQSELLSSLLTRRGVPHEVLNAKHHAREASIVAQAGRKGAVTVATNMAGRGTDIMLGGNAEFLADAELRDLDIDPVEHAEQYEKAWGPTLERHRKLVQAEHDEVTDVGGLYVLGTERHESRRIDNQLRGRSGRQGDPGESRFYLSLEDELMRRFKSDWVDWVLTSLKIPDDMPIENKRVTGAIASAQAQVESMNFEIRKDVLKYDDVLNRQRHVIYDERRRVLEGEDVHDQVGPMLDDTVEAYVTGATEGYAEDWDLDQLWTDLKQIYPVGVSVADIEEDCGGRGGVSREFLIERLREDIHEAYARRESELGAEVLRELERRVILSVLDRKWREHLYEMDYLREGIGLRAMAQRDPLVEYQREGYDLFMAMMDAIKEESVGYLFNLEVQVAEPTAEEVATEAEAAAEVEDHPQVVARGLSAPQRPSRLNYTAPTVDGEGGVEQRSESGGRVTGNGSGADLDYAGTPRNAMCPCGSGRKYKRCHGDPKARARMTD, from the coding sequence GTGCCTGCCCTGCTCGACAAGATCCTGCGCGCCGGTGAGGGGAAGACCCTCCGGAAGCTGCAGTCGATCGCCAAACAGGTCAACTCCATCGAAGCGGACTTCCACTCGATGACGGACGCCGAGCTGCGCGGCATGACCGACGAGTTCCGCAGCCGGCTCGCGGACGGCGAGACGCTCGACGACATCCTGCCGGAGGCGTTCGCCGCCGTACGGGAAGCCGCCCAGCGCACCATCAAGCAGCGTCACTTCGACGTGCAGATCATGGGTGGCGCGGCGCTGCACCTCGGCAACATCGCCGAGATGAAGACCGGTGAGGGCAAGACGCTGGTCTCCACGCTGGCCGCCTATCTCAACGCGCTGCCCCGCGAGGGCGTGCACATCATCACCGTCAACGACTACCTCGCGCAGTACCAGGGCGAGATGATGGGCCGCATCCACCACTTCCTCGGACTGTCCGTGGGCGTGATCCTGGCGCACATGACCCCGGCCGAGCGCCGCGAGGCCTACGCGTGCGACATCACCTACGGCACCAACAACGAGTTCGGGTTCGACTACCTGCGCGACAACATGGCCTGGAGCCTGGACGAGTGCGTCCAGCGCGGCCACCACTTCGCGATCGTGGACGAGGTCGACTCGATCCTCATCGACGAGGCGCGCACGCCGCTGATCATCTCCGGTCCGGCCGAGCAGAGCTCGAAGTGGTACGAGGAGTTCGCCCGGCTGGTCAACCGGATGCGGGTCGACGTCGACTACGAGGTCGACATCAAGAAGCGCACGGTCGGCGTGCTGGAGCCGGGCATCGACAAGGTCGAGGACAACCTCGGCATCGACAACCTTTACGAGGCGGCCAACACCCCGCTGGTGCAGTTCCTCAACAACGCGATCCGCGCGAAGGAGCTGTTCACCCGGGACAAGGACTACGTCGTCGTCGACGGCGAGGTGCTGATCGTCGACGAGCACACCGGCCGCATGCTGCACGGCCGCCGCTACAACGAGGGCCTGCACCAGGCGATCGAGGCCAAGGAGGGCGCGCCGATCAAGGACGAGAACCAAACTCTCGCCACGATCACGCTGCAGAACTTCTTCCGCCTCTACGACAAGCTCTCCGGCATGACGGGTACCGCCATGACGGAGGCGTCGGAGTTCAACAAGATCTACGGCCTGGGCGTGGTGCCCATCCCGACCAACAAGCCGATGGTCCGGGCCGACCAGGGCGACCTCGTCTACCGCACGAAGGACGCGAAGTTCGGCGCGGTCGTGGACGACATCGCCGAGCGGCACTCCGAGGGCCAGCCGGTCCTCGTCGGCACCACCAGCGTCGAGCAGTCGGAGCTGTTGTCGTCGCTGCTGACGCGGCGGGGCGTCCCGCACGAGGTGCTGAACGCCAAGCACCACGCCCGGGAGGCTTCGATCGTGGCCCAGGCGGGGCGCAAGGGCGCGGTCACCGTGGCCACCAACATGGCGGGTCGCGGCACCGACATCATGCTCGGCGGCAACGCGGAGTTCCTCGCCGACGCCGAGCTGCGCGACCTCGACATCGACCCGGTGGAGCACGCGGAGCAGTACGAAAAGGCGTGGGGCCCGACCCTCGAGCGGCACCGGAAACTGGTGCAGGCGGAGCACGACGAGGTGACCGACGTCGGCGGCCTGTACGTCCTCGGCACCGAGCGGCACGAGTCCCGGCGCATCGACAACCAGCTGCGTGGCCGGTCCGGCCGGCAGGGCGACCCGGGGGAGAGCCGCTTCTACCTCTCCCTCGAGGACGAGCTGATGCGGCGGTTCAAGTCCGACTGGGTCGACTGGGTGCTCACCAGCCTGAAGATCCCCGACGACATGCCGATCGAGAACAAGCGGGTCACCGGCGCGATCGCCTCCGCGCAGGCGCAGGTCGAGTCGATGAACTTCGAGATCCGCAAGGACGTACTGAAGTACGACGACGTGCTCAACCGCCAGCGGCACGTGATCTACGACGAGCGCCGGCGGGTGCTCGAGGGTGAGGACGTCCACGACCAGGTGGGCCCGATGCTCGACGACACGGTCGAGGCCTACGTCACCGGCGCGACCGAGGGGTACGCCGAGGACTGGGACCTCGACCAGCTGTGGACCGACCTGAAGCAGATCTACCCGGTCGGGGTCAGCGTCGCCGACATCGAGGAGGACTGCGGCGGCCGCGGCGGGGTCAGCCGCGAGTTCCTGATCGAGCGACTGCGCGAGGACATCCACGAGGCCTACGCCCGCCGGGAGAGCGAGCTCGGCGCCGAGGTGCTGCGCGAGCTCGAACGCCGGGTCATCCTGTCGGTCCTGGACCGCAAGTGGCGTGAGCACCTCTACGAGATGGACTACCTCCGCGAGGGGATCGGGCTGCGGGCGATGGCCCAGCGCGACCCGCTGGTGGAGTACCAACGTGAGGGCTACGACCTGTTCATGGCCATGATGGACGCCATCAAGGAGGAGTCCGTCGGCTACCTGTTCAACCTCGAGGTGCAGGTCGCCGAGCCGACCGCGGAGGAGGTCGCCACCGAAGCGGAGGCGGCCGCGGAGGTCGAGGATCACCCGCAGGTGGTGGCTCGCGGCCTGTCCGCACCGCAGCGGCCGAGCCGGTTGAACTACACCGCGCCGACGGTGGACGGCGAGGGCGGCGTGGAACAACGCAGCGAGTCCGGCGGGAGGGTGACCGGCAACGGCTCCGGTGCGGACCTCGACTACGCCGGGACGCCGCGCAACGCGATGTGCCCCTGCGGCTCCGGCCGGAAGTACAAGCGCTGCCACGGTGACCCGAAGGCCCGCGCCCGGATGACCGACTGA
- a CDS encoding GNAT family N-acetyltransferase has protein sequence MDPVRLSAGPVVLRPHSDDDIPGVLDQCTDPETQAWTTVPSPYTAAHAERYVREAVPAGWREESYLALAVADARTDEFLGTVDLRLDAAGGAEVGFGLRRSARGRGVMTAAVRAVLEWAFASTGLDLDVVHWRAQVGNWPSRRVAWRCGFRVEGTVRGLCVARGRRYDGWIGSLRSGDPREPGTPWYPVPTLAGERCVLRRFTDADVPAVLVACSDPVTQHWLGALPRPYTVAAALGYIQSREEEHAAGRGIYWAAADPGTGECVGSFGLMDIDRTTGSGEVGYWVHPAARGSGVATEATRLIVRHAAVPVEDGGLGLRLVTLRAATGNTASQRVAERAGFRRAGVWRAAERLGDGSFDDLVGYDRLTEEVTP, from the coding sequence ATGGATCCCGTGCGTCTTTCCGCCGGCCCGGTCGTCCTGCGCCCGCACTCCGACGACGACATCCCCGGCGTGCTCGACCAGTGCACCGACCCGGAGACCCAGGCCTGGACCACCGTGCCGTCCCCCTACACCGCCGCGCACGCCGAGCGGTACGTCCGGGAGGCGGTGCCCGCCGGGTGGCGGGAGGAGTCCTACCTCGCTCTCGCGGTCGCCGACGCCCGGACGGACGAGTTCCTGGGAACCGTCGACCTGCGCCTGGATGCGGCCGGTGGCGCGGAGGTGGGCTTCGGACTGCGCCGGTCCGCGCGCGGACGCGGGGTGATGACGGCCGCCGTACGGGCCGTCCTGGAGTGGGCGTTCGCTTCCACCGGGCTGGACCTCGACGTCGTTCACTGGCGGGCGCAGGTCGGCAACTGGCCATCCCGCCGGGTCGCCTGGCGGTGCGGTTTCCGGGTCGAGGGCACGGTCCGCGGCCTGTGCGTGGCGCGGGGACGCAGGTACGACGGCTGGATCGGCTCGCTGCGCTCGGGTGACCCGCGCGAGCCGGGCACGCCCTGGTATCCCGTACCCACCCTGGCCGGCGAACGATGTGTGCTGCGGCGCTTCACCGACGCCGACGTGCCCGCCGTACTCGTCGCGTGCTCGGACCCGGTGACCCAGCACTGGCTCGGCGCGCTCCCCCGCCCCTACACCGTGGCGGCGGCCCTCGGCTACATCCAGAGCCGGGAGGAGGAGCACGCGGCCGGACGCGGCATCTACTGGGCGGCCGCCGACCCCGGCACGGGCGAGTGCGTGGGCTCGTTCGGGCTGATGGACATCGACCGGACCACCGGCAGCGGCGAGGTCGGCTACTGGGTTCACCCCGCGGCGCGTGGAAGCGGCGTGGCCACCGAGGCGACCCGGTTGATCGTGCGGCACGCGGCCGTGCCGGTCGAGGACGGTGGGCTCGGACTGCGGCTGGTGACGTTGCGAGCCGCCACCGGCAACACCGCCTCGCAACGGGTCGCCGAACGCGCCGGCTTCCGCCGGGCGGGAGTGTGGCGCGCGGCCGAACGACTCGGCGACGGCAGCTTCGACGACCTGGTGGGCTACGACCGGCTCACCGAAGAGGTGACGCCCTGA